Proteins from a genomic interval of Lolium perenne isolate Kyuss_39 chromosome 1, Kyuss_2.0, whole genome shotgun sequence:
- the LOC127327361 gene encoding uncharacterized protein isoform X1 translates to MSRRPVLVPLLSLPRPCPPVCLSLPAPAAFLCLARAAAVPQSQPVPPSPRSCACCHLMDDKSNVKKEIDGSLAPRPRKGGLKFAPRKPPKKPAKVIPKTEPVEESKDEIIDKELLMKLKTSQSTDPFGRRPKIEKKENHTEVAFGQGNSSYARSFPTRHYATAPKEPKEYVDPWDYTHSDYPVTLPLRRPYSGDPEILDEEEFGESSASRGQDDELTAADELGLMERSDTPQLLFFQLPSSLPLPKQAQVQEPDMGSEENAEPANRSSKVTREQRRPSSLPGSKIKDLPAGHMGKILVYKSGKVKMKIGDALFDVSPGSNCLFVQEVAAINTREKHCCTLGEISKRVVITPDVDYLLDPTDKMEE, encoded by the exons ATGTCCAGGCGGCCCGTCCTCGTCCCCTTGCTTTCCCTGCCACGCCCCTGTCCCCCTGTCTGTCTTTCCCTCCCAGCGCCAGCCGCCTTTCTCTGcctcgcccgcgccgccgccgtcccgcaATCACAGCCCGTGCCGCCGTCGCCAAG GTCTTGCGCTTGTTGTCATCTGATGGACGACAAGAGTAATGTGAAGAAGGAAATAGATGGATCCCTTGCACCCCGTCCTCGCAAG GGAGGACTTAAATTCGCACCCAGGAAGCCTCCAAAGAAACCTGCAAAGGTCATTCCGAAAAC GGAGCCTGTTGAGGAGAGCAAGGATGAAATCATTGATAAGGAATTGCTGATGAAACTCAAGACATCACAA AGCACTGATCCCTTTGGAAGAAGACCAAAAATTGAGAAAAAGG AAAACCATACAGAGGTCGCATTTGGACAAGGGAATTCTTCCTATGCAAGATCGTTTCCTACTCGACATTATGCAACAG CACCAAAAGAACCAAAAGAATATGTCGATCCATGG GACTATACACATAGCGATTATCCTGTTACTCTCCCACTTAGGAGGCCCTACTCTGGGGATCCTG AAATTCTTGATGAAGAGGAATTTGGAGAGTCTTCTGCCAGCAGAGGTCAGGATGATGAATTAACTGCAGCAGACGAACTTGGATTAATG GAACGGTCCGACACACCACAGTTACTCTTCTTCCAGTTACCTTCGTCTCTTCCTTTACCAAAGCAGGCACAAGTTCAAGAGCCAGATATGGGCTCTGAGGAGAATGCTGAACCTGCAAACAGAAGCTCTAAAGTGACACGTGAGCAAAGAAGGCCATCATCATTACCTGGCTCTAAGATCAAAGATTTACCAGCAGGTCACATGGGGAAGATACTCGTATATAAAAGCGGTAAAGTTAAGATGAAGATCGGAGATGCTCTATTTGAT GTATCTCCTGGCTCAAACTGTTTGTTCGTCCAAGAGGTTGCAGCGATTAACACAAGAGAGAAACACTGCTGCACCTTGGGGGAGATCAGTAAGCGTGTGGTTATAACCCCGGATGTTGACTATCTGCTGGATCCTACTGATAAGATGGAAGAATAA
- the LOC127327361 gene encoding uncharacterized protein isoform X2 — protein sequence MDDKSNVKKEIDGSLAPRPRKGGLKFAPRKPPKKPAKVIPKTEPVEESKDEIIDKELLMKLKTSQSTDPFGRRPKIEKKENHTEVAFGQGNSSYARSFPTRHYATAPKEPKEYVDPWDYTHSDYPVTLPLRRPYSGDPEILDEEEFGESSASRGQDDELTAADELGLMERSDTPQLLFFQLPSSLPLPKQAQVQEPDMGSEENAEPANRSSKVTREQRRPSSLPGSKIKDLPAGHMGKILVYKSGKVKMKIGDALFDVSPGSNCLFVQEVAAINTREKHCCTLGEISKRVVITPDVDYLLDPTDKMEE from the exons ATGGACGACAAGAGTAATGTGAAGAAGGAAATAGATGGATCCCTTGCACCCCGTCCTCGCAAG GGAGGACTTAAATTCGCACCCAGGAAGCCTCCAAAGAAACCTGCAAAGGTCATTCCGAAAAC GGAGCCTGTTGAGGAGAGCAAGGATGAAATCATTGATAAGGAATTGCTGATGAAACTCAAGACATCACAA AGCACTGATCCCTTTGGAAGAAGACCAAAAATTGAGAAAAAGG AAAACCATACAGAGGTCGCATTTGGACAAGGGAATTCTTCCTATGCAAGATCGTTTCCTACTCGACATTATGCAACAG CACCAAAAGAACCAAAAGAATATGTCGATCCATGG GACTATACACATAGCGATTATCCTGTTACTCTCCCACTTAGGAGGCCCTACTCTGGGGATCCTG AAATTCTTGATGAAGAGGAATTTGGAGAGTCTTCTGCCAGCAGAGGTCAGGATGATGAATTAACTGCAGCAGACGAACTTGGATTAATG GAACGGTCCGACACACCACAGTTACTCTTCTTCCAGTTACCTTCGTCTCTTCCTTTACCAAAGCAGGCACAAGTTCAAGAGCCAGATATGGGCTCTGAGGAGAATGCTGAACCTGCAAACAGAAGCTCTAAAGTGACACGTGAGCAAAGAAGGCCATCATCATTACCTGGCTCTAAGATCAAAGATTTACCAGCAGGTCACATGGGGAAGATACTCGTATATAAAAGCGGTAAAGTTAAGATGAAGATCGGAGATGCTCTATTTGAT GTATCTCCTGGCTCAAACTGTTTGTTCGTCCAAGAGGTTGCAGCGATTAACACAAGAGAGAAACACTGCTGCACCTTGGGGGAGATCAGTAAGCGTGTGGTTATAACCCCGGATGTTGACTATCTGCTGGATCCTACTGATAAGATGGAAGAATAA